A region from the Inhella inkyongensis genome encodes:
- a CDS encoding YajQ family cyclic di-GMP-binding protein, translating to MPSFDAVLEPDLVEIRNGVDNAAKEVGTRFDFKGTGAKVELKGKDKESSIEMTGDSDFQIEQLEAVLLDKMTKRKVSITYFDRSAKLEKLGGDKVRKVYTVRNGIPSDLAKKIVAKIKDSKIKVQASIQGDAVRVTGKDRDALQATQAVLRKEIEDTPLTFTNYRD from the coding sequence ATGCCTTCTTTTGACGCCGTACTCGAACCCGATCTGGTTGAAATCCGCAATGGCGTGGACAACGCCGCCAAAGAAGTGGGCACCCGATTCGACTTCAAGGGCACCGGCGCCAAGGTCGAACTCAAGGGCAAGGACAAGGAGTCCAGCATCGAGATGACCGGCGACTCGGACTTCCAGATCGAGCAGCTGGAGGCCGTGCTGCTGGACAAAATGACCAAGCGCAAGGTCTCGATCACCTATTTCGACCGCAGCGCCAAACTCGAAAAGCTGGGCGGCGACAAGGTGCGCAAGGTCTACACCGTGCGCAACGGCATTCCCAGTGACCTGGCCAAGAAGATCGTGGCCAAGATCAAGGACAGCAAGATCAAGGTGCAAGCCAGCATCCAGGGCGACGCCGTGCGCGTCACCGGCAAGGACCGCGACGCCCTGCAAGCCACTCAGGCGGTGCTGCGCAAGGAAATCGAAGACACGCCGCTGACCTTCACCAATTACCGCGACTGA
- the prsT gene encoding XrtA/PEP-CTERM system TPR-repeat protein PrsT, giving the protein MSHRPLFSLLAALCLICSNASAQSPKTSRYFEDALKRYASKDLEGAAVQVRNALQEDRKFLPAHLLLGKVSLESGNPGAAEAALQEALALGASRTEVVLPLGKAMMALGQQLKLVDDPALRLEGLPNDVLAQLILIHAAARIDLGDERKALALIEQARGLAPGDPQVWLAEVPLHLRAQAFDAAQRASERALQLKPNDSDALYSLASVFHAKGQLDAALSHYDRALAQAPEHLEALVARAGIALDRKNLGRARADIDLARKKSPKDPRADYLSALISEAEGNRAASLAAMRRVTELLGSAPAEFLRFRPQVLMLGGLAHYALNEPGKARPYLESVVKLQPRNPSAKLLAQILMREGEVENGVQMLETYLRQVPQDFQAAALLASAHSTQGRHTKAVQLMEQALRSKDSAELHSVLGLSMLRMGKIDTAQQELERAWKSQPGHTATGVSLTMLYLRSKQLTKALPVAKSLVQAQPQQASLHHLLGMVLAAQSDAAGARSSFERALKLDPKLHEATMSLARLEARTGNPAAALSRLEALHRTEEKLVEPLLELASLQMRLDRIDQAERWLERAITVAAPKDLRPGLALIDLRLKRNDAAKAMEAAKALLAKGPDDPLALMAYARTLMANGQMSAAKTYLVQTGRHLPFNADAYAEIAGLQIQVGDLAGAVFTLSKVLEQQPKHADALTLMASAEIDRGGITEAAKYLSTLMEVRPKQARTHLLAAELSMAKRLPEQALASLRKAHELQPSTATVMRLMLHPGAAAQASSRQLAESWLRSRPKDHTVRLALAESLAAQGQLAPSRSHYEQLLQARPNDAQLLNNLAQVRLRQSEVSEALQLAEKAVKAAPQMPLVLDTYAWILHHKGENEKALGLLRDARLRAPDHAEIRFHLAAVLHKLGRSAEAKTEVSAALAAPAGLESVKEAQALMQALK; this is encoded by the coding sequence ATGAGCCATCGCCCTCTATTCAGTCTGCTGGCTGCCCTTTGCCTCATCTGCTCGAACGCATCGGCGCAGTCTCCCAAGACCAGCCGCTATTTCGAAGACGCCCTCAAGCGCTACGCCTCCAAGGACCTTGAAGGCGCCGCCGTGCAGGTTCGCAATGCGCTGCAGGAGGACCGAAAGTTCCTGCCCGCCCACCTGCTGCTCGGCAAGGTGTCGCTGGAGTCCGGCAACCCCGGCGCCGCCGAGGCGGCCTTGCAGGAAGCCCTGGCTCTGGGCGCCAGCCGCACAGAGGTGGTTCTGCCGCTGGGCAAGGCCATGATGGCGCTCGGGCAGCAGCTCAAGCTGGTCGACGATCCTGCGCTGCGCCTGGAAGGCCTGCCCAATGATGTACTGGCCCAACTCATCCTCATTCATGCGGCCGCTCGGATCGATCTCGGTGACGAGCGCAAAGCCCTCGCCCTGATCGAACAAGCCCGAGGGCTGGCGCCCGGCGACCCGCAGGTCTGGCTGGCCGAAGTGCCTCTGCACTTGCGCGCCCAAGCCTTTGATGCGGCGCAGCGGGCCAGCGAACGAGCCTTGCAGCTCAAACCCAATGACTCTGACGCGCTTTACAGCCTGGCCAGCGTGTTCCATGCCAAGGGTCAACTGGATGCCGCCCTGTCGCACTACGACCGCGCACTGGCGCAAGCGCCAGAGCATTTGGAAGCACTCGTGGCCCGGGCCGGCATCGCCTTGGATCGAAAGAATCTGGGGCGCGCACGTGCGGACATCGACTTGGCCCGCAAGAAGAGTCCTAAAGACCCCCGCGCCGACTACCTGAGTGCTCTGATCTCTGAAGCCGAGGGCAATCGCGCCGCTTCGCTGGCCGCCATGCGCCGCGTTACTGAATTGCTCGGAAGTGCGCCTGCGGAATTCCTGCGCTTCCGACCGCAGGTGTTGATGCTGGGCGGACTGGCCCATTACGCATTGAATGAACCCGGCAAGGCCAGGCCCTATCTGGAATCTGTGGTCAAGCTGCAGCCCCGCAATCCGTCTGCGAAGTTGCTGGCCCAGATCTTGATGCGCGAGGGCGAGGTCGAGAACGGTGTGCAGATGCTGGAAACCTATTTGCGTCAGGTTCCCCAGGACTTCCAGGCCGCCGCGTTGCTGGCCTCGGCCCATTCGACCCAGGGCCGCCACACTAAAGCCGTCCAATTGATGGAACAGGCGCTGCGCAGCAAAGACAGCGCCGAACTCCACTCCGTCTTAGGCCTTTCCATGCTGCGAATGGGCAAGATTGACACCGCCCAGCAAGAGTTAGAGCGCGCTTGGAAGAGCCAGCCGGGCCACACCGCAACCGGCGTTTCACTCACCATGCTGTACTTGCGCAGCAAGCAATTGACCAAGGCCTTGCCCGTTGCCAAGAGCTTGGTGCAGGCTCAGCCCCAACAGGCGAGCCTGCATCACTTGCTGGGCATGGTGCTGGCAGCGCAGTCCGATGCCGCGGGCGCCCGCAGCAGCTTTGAGCGGGCGCTCAAGCTGGACCCCAAGCTCCACGAGGCCACGATGAGTTTGGCCCGCCTGGAAGCCCGCACCGGCAATCCCGCTGCTGCCCTGAGCCGGCTGGAAGCCTTGCATCGCACCGAGGAAAAGCTGGTCGAACCCTTGTTGGAACTCGCCAGCCTGCAGATGCGACTGGACCGCATTGACCAGGCCGAACGCTGGCTGGAGCGAGCCATCACCGTCGCGGCCCCCAAGGACTTGCGCCCTGGCCTGGCGTTGATCGACTTGCGGCTCAAGCGCAATGACGCAGCCAAGGCCATGGAGGCTGCCAAAGCCCTTTTGGCCAAAGGCCCAGATGACCCATTGGCCTTGATGGCCTATGCCCGCACGTTGATGGCCAATGGCCAAATGTCAGCCGCCAAAACCTACTTGGTTCAAACCGGCCGTCACCTACCCTTCAACGCAGATGCCTACGCCGAGATTGCCGGACTGCAGATTCAAGTGGGTGACCTGGCTGGCGCAGTCTTTACGCTGAGCAAGGTGCTCGAGCAGCAACCCAAGCACGCAGACGCTCTGACCCTGATGGCCTCGGCAGAGATCGACCGCGGCGGGATCACCGAAGCAGCCAAATACCTGTCCACACTGATGGAAGTCCGGCCCAAGCAAGCCAGAACCCATCTGCTGGCTGCCGAGTTGTCCATGGCCAAGCGTCTGCCCGAGCAGGCGCTGGCCTCATTGCGCAAAGCCCATGAATTGCAGCCCTCGACGGCCACCGTGATGCGCCTCATGCTGCACCCTGGAGCCGCAGCGCAAGCCAGCAGCCGGCAGCTGGCCGAATCCTGGTTGCGATCAAGGCCGAAAGATCACACCGTCCGTCTGGCCCTGGCGGAAAGCCTCGCGGCCCAGGGACAACTGGCTCCGTCCCGCAGCCATTACGAACAACTCCTTCAAGCCCGCCCCAATGACGCCCAATTGCTCAACAACTTGGCACAGGTGCGCTTGCGCCAGTCAGAAGTGAGCGAGGCCCTGCAGTTGGCGGAGAAGGCCGTCAAAGCCGCTCCGCAAATGCCGCTGGTGCTCGACACCTATGCCTGGATCCTGCATCACAAAGGAGAGAACGAAAAGGCGCTGGGCCTGCTGCGAGACGCCCGACTGCGAGCACCGGACCACGCGGAAATCCGCTTTCATCTGGCGGCGGTCCTGCATAAGTTGGGACGCTCGGCCGAGGCCAAGACCGAGGTCAGCGCCGCTTTGGCCGCCCCCGCAGGGCTGGAAAGCGTGAAAGAAGCACAGGCGCTGATGCAGGCCCTCAAGTGA
- the murB gene encoding UDP-N-acetylmuramate dehydrogenase, with amino-acid sequence MTTPKPEPSVESDVDLRPYNSFGLPARARRLVRIRQESDLRWVVNHPDWGRASKFILGGGSNLVLTRDLQPLVLKVEVPGLRLLDAGEDWVIEAGAGERWHDLVAWSLAQGAPGLENMALIPGTVGASPVQNIGAYGMELKDHFESLDTLDLMTGRVVTLDRAACHFGYRDSVFKQHLAGRSVILRVRLRLPKAWRPKMDYLDLQRAAEAAGVSEPTPSQIFDWVCSIRSAKLPDPAVIGNAGSFFKNPVVSEAVCREVIARDPHIVHYPLEDGRFKLAAGWLIDACGWKGKGVGGAAVYEKQALVLINRGEARGAEVLTLAQAIQASVFARFGIRLEPEPVVI; translated from the coding sequence ATGACGACCCCCAAGCCTGAGCCAAGCGTCGAGAGCGACGTCGACCTGCGACCCTACAACAGCTTCGGCCTGCCGGCGCGGGCGCGCCGCTTGGTGCGCATTCGTCAGGAGTCCGACCTGCGCTGGGTGGTCAACCACCCGGACTGGGGCCGGGCCAGCAAGTTCATCTTGGGCGGCGGCAGCAATCTGGTGCTCACCCGCGACCTGCAGCCCCTGGTGCTGAAGGTCGAGGTGCCGGGCCTGCGTCTGCTGGATGCCGGCGAGGACTGGGTCATCGAGGCGGGAGCGGGCGAGCGCTGGCACGATCTGGTGGCCTGGAGCCTGGCCCAGGGCGCGCCGGGGCTGGAAAACATGGCCCTGATTCCTGGCACGGTGGGCGCCTCGCCGGTGCAGAACATCGGCGCCTACGGCATGGAGCTCAAGGACCACTTCGAGAGCCTGGACACCCTGGATCTGATGACGGGACGTGTTGTGACCCTGGACCGTGCGGCCTGCCACTTTGGCTATCGGGATTCGGTGTTCAAGCAGCACTTGGCCGGGCGCAGCGTGATCCTGCGTGTGCGATTGCGCCTGCCCAAAGCCTGGCGGCCCAAGATGGACTATCTGGATCTGCAGCGCGCCGCCGAGGCCGCGGGCGTTTCAGAGCCCACACCGAGCCAGATCTTTGACTGGGTGTGCAGCATCCGCAGCGCCAAGCTGCCCGACCCGGCGGTGATTGGCAACGCGGGCAGTTTTTTCAAGAACCCGGTGGTCAGCGAGGCGGTCTGCCGCGAGGTCATTGCGCGCGACCCGCACATCGTGCATTACCCGCTCGAGGATGGTCGCTTCAAGTTGGCCGCCGGCTGGCTGATCGACGCCTGCGGCTGGAAGGGCAAGGGTGTGGGCGGCGCGGCCGTGTACGAGAAGCAGGCCCTGGTGCTGATCAACCG
- the ileS gene encoding isoleucine--tRNA ligase codes for MSQPDYRSTLNLADTPFPMRGDLPKREPGWIKAWQDDALYPALRSARAGAPKFVLHDGPPYANGQIHIGHAVNKVLKDMVVKSRQLMGFDAAYVPGWDCHGLPIENAIEKQHGRHLSRDDMQAKSRAYATEQIALQRTGFERLGVLGDWSHRYATMDPKNEAGQIRAFKKVIERGFVYRGLKPVYWCFDCGSSLAEFEIEYADKKSQTLDVAFPTAEPQKLAAAFGLGGELQASAVIWTTTAWTLPANQALNLNPKLRYAAVKTPRGTFIVAQARVEDCLKRWGLEGEVVATAAGEALAGLNFHHPLAATDAGYARLSPVYLADYATDEDGTGIVHSAPAYGLDDFFSCMNHGMRHDQILNPVQGDGRYAEDLPLFGGQNIWKACPVIIETLRAADRLLATSTITHSYPHCWRHKTPVIYRAASQWFIRMDAAQPGTQGVFAKEQPTQSLRELALVAIEETAFYPENGRARLRDMIANRPDWCISRQRAWGVPLPFLIHKDSGDLHPDTMALLDRAAAIVEAGGVEAWSRTTPEDLVGPEGVNYAKSSDILEVWFDSGSTFEHVLKGSHAGLAHESGPEADIYLEGHDQHRGWFHSALLLGCALHGRAPYKALLTHGFTVDGQGKKMSKSLGNTLAPQLVADKMGAEIIRLWVAATDYSGDLAIDDKILARVVDSYRRIRNTLRFLLANVSDFDPAVDAVAPEALFECDRYALARAAQLQQEILAHYQAYEFHPVVAKLQVYCSEDLGAFYLDVLKDRLYTNAPKSLARRSAQTALWQITHAMLRWMAPFLSFTAEEAWPLFAKAGQPGVQGAGRSLFEEQFWTFTGADGGLVPKWERILAVRAEVNKALEAVRSAGGIGASLQATVRLTARAEDHAALASLGEDLKFVLIVSQVELQAGAELAIEVLPSSAPKCERCWHYREDVGRNPEHPAICGRCDDNLHGAGEARTCA; via the coding sequence ATGAGCCAACCCGACTACCGCAGCACCCTGAACCTGGCCGACACGCCCTTTCCCATGCGCGGCGATTTGCCCAAGCGAGAGCCCGGCTGGATCAAGGCCTGGCAGGACGACGCGCTCTACCCCGCGCTGCGCAGCGCGCGCGCGGGCGCACCCAAGTTTGTGCTGCACGACGGCCCGCCCTATGCCAATGGCCAGATCCACATTGGCCACGCCGTCAACAAGGTGCTCAAGGACATGGTGGTCAAAAGCCGCCAGCTGATGGGCTTTGACGCCGCCTATGTGCCGGGATGGGACTGCCATGGCCTGCCGATCGAGAACGCCATCGAGAAGCAGCACGGCCGCCACCTGAGCCGCGACGACATGCAGGCCAAGAGCCGCGCCTACGCCACCGAGCAGATCGCGCTGCAGCGCACCGGCTTCGAGCGCCTGGGGGTGCTGGGCGATTGGTCGCACCGTTACGCCACCATGGACCCGAAGAACGAGGCCGGCCAGATCCGCGCGTTCAAGAAGGTCATCGAACGCGGCTTTGTCTATCGCGGTTTGAAGCCCGTGTACTGGTGCTTTGACTGTGGCTCCTCGCTGGCCGAGTTCGAGATCGAGTACGCCGACAAGAAGAGCCAGACCCTGGACGTGGCCTTCCCCACGGCCGAGCCGCAGAAACTTGCCGCCGCCTTCGGCTTGGGCGGCGAGCTGCAGGCCAGCGCGGTCATCTGGACGACCACCGCCTGGACCCTGCCGGCCAACCAGGCCCTCAACCTCAACCCCAAGCTGCGCTACGCCGCGGTGAAGACCCCGCGCGGCACCTTCATCGTCGCGCAGGCGCGAGTCGAGGATTGCTTGAAGCGCTGGGGCCTGGAAGGCGAAGTCGTGGCCACCGCCGCTGGTGAAGCCCTGGCCGGATTGAACTTCCACCATCCCCTGGCCGCCACCGACGCCGGCTATGCCCGTCTGTCGCCGGTCTATCTGGCCGACTACGCCACCGACGAGGACGGCACCGGCATCGTGCACAGCGCCCCGGCCTATGGTCTGGACGACTTCTTCTCCTGCATGAACCATGGCATGCGCCATGACCAGATCCTCAACCCCGTGCAGGGAGATGGTCGCTACGCCGAAGACCTGCCGCTGTTCGGCGGCCAAAACATCTGGAAGGCCTGCCCGGTCATCATCGAGACCCTGCGGGCCGCCGACCGCCTGCTGGCCACCAGCACCATCACGCACAGCTACCCGCATTGCTGGCGCCACAAGACCCCGGTGATCTACCGCGCGGCTTCGCAGTGGTTCATCCGCATGGATGCGGCCCAGCCCGGCACCCAAGGCGTTTTTGCCAAGGAACAACCGACGCAGTCGCTGCGCGAGCTGGCGCTGGTCGCCATCGAGGAAACCGCCTTCTATCCCGAGAACGGCCGTGCCCGCCTGCGCGACATGATCGCCAACCGGCCGGACTGGTGCATCAGCCGCCAGCGTGCCTGGGGCGTGCCCCTGCCCTTCCTGATCCACAAGGACAGCGGCGATCTGCACCCCGACACCATGGCCCTGCTGGACCGCGCGGCCGCCATCGTCGAGGCCGGCGGCGTCGAAGCCTGGAGCCGCACCACCCCCGAGGACCTGGTGGGCCCCGAGGGTGTGAACTACGCCAAGAGCAGCGACATCCTGGAGGTCTGGTTTGACTCAGGCTCCACCTTCGAGCATGTGCTCAAGGGCAGCCACGCCGGTCTGGCCCATGAGAGCGGCCCCGAGGCCGACATCTACCTCGAAGGCCACGATCAGCATCGTGGCTGGTTCCACTCGGCCCTGCTGCTGGGCTGCGCGCTGCACGGCCGCGCGCCCTATAAGGCGCTGCTGACGCACGGTTTCACCGTCGACGGCCAGGGCAAGAAGATGAGCAAGTCGCTGGGCAACACCCTGGCGCCGCAGCTGGTGGCCGACAAGATGGGCGCCGAGATCATCCGCCTGTGGGTGGCCGCCACCGACTACAGCGGCGACCTGGCCATCGACGACAAGATCCTGGCCCGCGTGGTCGACAGCTACCGCCGCATCCGCAACACCCTGCGCTTCCTGCTGGCCAACGTCAGCGACTTCGACCCGGCCGTGGACGCCGTGGCGCCCGAGGCCCTGTTCGAGTGCGACCGCTATGCCCTGGCGCGTGCCGCCCAGCTGCAACAGGAGATCCTGGCCCACTACCAGGCCTATGAGTTCCATCCGGTGGTGGCCAAGCTGCAGGTCTATTGCTCCGAAGACCTCGGCGCCTTCTACCTGGATGTGCTCAAGGACCGGCTCTACACCAACGCGCCCAAGTCCCTGGCCCGACGCTCGGCCCAGACCGCGCTGTGGCAGATCACCCATGCCATGCTGCGCTGGATGGCCCCCTTCCTGAGCTTTACCGCCGAAGAGGCCTGGCCCTTGTTTGCCAAGGCGGGGCAGCCGGGCGTCCAAGGCGCGGGGCGCAGCCTGTTCGAGGAGCAGTTCTGGACCTTCACCGGCGCCGACGGCGGCCTGGTGCCGAAGTGGGAGCGCATCCTGGCAGTGCGCGCCGAGGTCAACAAGGCGCTAGAGGCCGTGCGCAGTGCCGGAGGCATTGGCGCCTCGCTGCAGGCCACGGTCCGCCTGACGGCGCGGGCCGAGGACCACGCTGCGCTGGCCTCGCTGGGCGAGGACCTGAAGTTCGTGCTCATCGTCTCCCAGGTCGAGCTGCAGGCCGGCGCCGAGCTGGCCATCGAGGTGTTGCCCAGCAGCGCCCCCAAGTGCGAGCGCTGCTGGCACTATCGCGAGGACGTGGGCCGCAACCCAGAGCACCCGGCGATCTGCGGTCGCTGTGACGACAACCTGCACGGCGCCGGCGAAGCCCGGACCTGCGCCTGA
- a CDS encoding retropepsin-like aspartic protease family protein, protein MKTALRALLFLLAASGSLAAPQVSLNGSLGQSAALLVIDGQVRTVRVGQSVGGVKLLEVGEGRAVVEAEGQRLLLQLGAAPVAQAGGGGRGGRIVLNAGPGGHFMAEGSVNGHAIQFMVDTGATTVALSMADARRMGLKLQNARQIMVGTANGTVPAYLLTLDRVRIGEVEVGGVEATVSSAPMPYALLGNSFLSRFQMKRENDVMTLERRF, encoded by the coding sequence ATGAAAACCGCCCTTCGCGCCCTGCTCTTTTTGCTGGCTGCATCGGGCAGCTTGGCCGCGCCGCAGGTCAGTTTGAACGGCAGCCTCGGGCAGTCCGCCGCGCTGTTGGTGATCGACGGTCAGGTGCGCACCGTGCGGGTGGGCCAGAGCGTGGGCGGCGTCAAGCTGCTGGAAGTCGGCGAGGGTCGCGCCGTGGTCGAAGCCGAGGGGCAGCGATTGCTGCTGCAGTTGGGGGCGGCTCCGGTGGCCCAGGCCGGCGGCGGAGGACGGGGGGGGCGCATTGTGTTGAACGCGGGTCCAGGGGGGCACTTCATGGCCGAAGGCAGCGTCAATGGCCACGCCATCCAGTTCATGGTGGACACCGGTGCCACGACGGTGGCCCTGAGCATGGCCGACGCCCGGCGCATGGGCCTGAAGCTGCAGAACGCCCGCCAGATCATGGTGGGCACCGCCAATGGCACGGTACCGGCCTATCTGCTGACCCTGGACAGGGTGCGCATCGGCGAAGTCGAGGTCGGAGGCGTCGAAGCCACCGTCAGCAGCGCCCCCATGCCCTATGCCTTGCTGGGCAACAGCTTCCTGTCGCGCTTTCAGATGAAGCGCGAGAACGACGTCATGACCTTGGAGCGGCGCTTTTGA
- a CDS encoding bifunctional riboflavin kinase/FAD synthetase: protein MHVFRGFHHRLAPACALTIGNFDGVHRGHQAMLALLRSEARHRGVPSCVLSFEPHPRDHFARLAGKPELAPDRIAPLRDKLAELERCGIDQVVIQRFDARLAALSARDFVEQVLVEGLGARYVLVGDDFRFGAKRQGDYASLDAMGQQLGFDVARMMSYEVHGLRVSSSAVREALRAGDLTQAQSLLGRPYSISGHVQHGLKLGRTLGAGFRTLNLRFAHPRPAARGIFVVQTHGLGPEALPGVASLGCRPTVDDSGRMLLEVHCLGWPAGLGQEGGYGKLVRVELLHKLRDEARFDGLAALTAAIEADVAAARTWFATHAAVQRQTTRDRI from the coding sequence ATGCATGTCTTTCGTGGCTTTCATCACCGGCTGGCGCCTGCCTGCGCACTGACCATCGGCAATTTCGACGGCGTGCATCGCGGCCACCAAGCCATGCTGGCGCTCTTGCGCTCCGAAGCCCGGCATCGCGGCGTGCCCAGCTGCGTCTTGAGCTTCGAGCCCCACCCGCGCGACCACTTTGCGCGTCTAGCGGGAAAACCCGAGCTGGCACCCGACCGCATCGCCCCATTGCGTGACAAGCTGGCCGAATTGGAGCGCTGCGGCATCGATCAGGTCGTGATCCAACGCTTTGATGCCCGGCTGGCCGCCTTGAGCGCACGAGACTTTGTCGAGCAGGTCTTGGTGGAGGGTCTAGGGGCGCGCTATGTGCTGGTGGGGGACGACTTCCGCTTTGGCGCCAAGCGCCAGGGCGACTACGCCAGCCTGGATGCGATGGGCCAGCAGTTGGGCTTCGATGTGGCGCGCATGATGAGCTACGAAGTGCATGGTCTGCGCGTCAGCAGTTCGGCGGTGCGTGAGGCCTTGCGCGCCGGCGACCTGACTCAGGCCCAGAGCCTGCTGGGTCGCCCCTATTCCATCAGCGGGCATGTGCAGCATGGTTTGAAGCTCGGACGCACGCTGGGGGCGGGCTTTCGCACCCTGAACCTGCGTTTCGCCCACCCTCGGCCTGCGGCGCGCGGCATCTTTGTGGTGCAGACCCATGGACTCGGGCCTGAAGCCCTGCCGGGGGTGGCCTCTCTGGGTTGCCGCCCCACCGTGGACGACAGCGGCCGCATGCTGCTGGAGGTCCATTGCCTGGGCTGGCCCGCCGGCCTGGGGCAGGAGGGGGGCTACGGTAAACTCGTGCGCGTGGAACTCCTGCACAAACTGCGCGATGAAGCCCGTTTCGACGGGCTGGCAGCGCTAACGGCAGCGATTGAGGCCGATGTGGCTGCTGCCCGAACCTGGTTCGCGACGCACGCCGCCGTCCAGCGCCAAACCACTCGCGATCGAATTTGA
- the xdp1 gene encoding exosortase-dependent surface protein XDP1 has product MITHQRLSSLVKATAVISLGVAAASAQAATWNKTTTGGSCSSFSATPSCTINAATDANGAGTTATVTGWSNAATGTSTSTTGTWRAANLTDQGASGIGVNHGNTTADPNEGSGTAPGYEHAVDNNGRTDAVRLQFLDSTILRSVTLGWIGSDYDFTVLRWVGNGTLPTGATAGTMNWRVNASTNVASDSDTTAAGWNGWQLVGNYAGTVTGPTGTDQTVSINAAGDSSSFWLIMAYNSAFGTGAGLEMGNDSFKFLSFTSKVPASSNVPEPAGLALAGLALFGAGWVRRRKA; this is encoded by the coding sequence ATGATCACCCATCAGCGCCTCAGCAGCCTCGTCAAGGCGACCGCTGTCATCTCGCTAGGTGTCGCGGCGGCCTCCGCCCAGGCCGCAACCTGGAACAAGACCACCACCGGTGGCAGCTGCTCGTCCTTCAGCGCCACCCCCTCCTGCACCATCAATGCGGCAACTGACGCAAACGGCGCTGGCACAACCGCCACGGTGACCGGCTGGTCCAACGCCGCCACGGGCACCTCGACGAGCACCACCGGTACCTGGCGGGCCGCCAACCTCACCGACCAAGGCGCGTCAGGCATCGGCGTCAACCACGGCAACACCACGGCAGACCCCAATGAGGGAAGCGGCACGGCCCCCGGCTACGAGCACGCTGTGGACAACAATGGCCGCACCGATGCCGTTCGCCTGCAGTTCCTGGACAGCACCATTCTGCGCAGCGTGACCTTGGGCTGGATTGGTAGCGACTATGACTTCACGGTGCTGCGTTGGGTTGGCAATGGCACCCTGCCCACCGGCGCAACGGCAGGCACCATGAACTGGCGCGTGAATGCTTCGACCAATGTGGCCTCCGACAGCGATACCACCGCAGCTGGCTGGAATGGCTGGCAATTGGTCGGCAACTACGCCGGCACGGTCACTGGCCCCACAGGCACCGATCAGACCGTGAGCATCAACGCGGCGGGCGATTCCTCCAGCTTCTGGCTGATCATGGCCTACAACTCTGCCTTCGGTACCGGGGCGGGGCTTGAGATGGGCAATGACTCCTTCAAGTTCTTGTCGTTTACGTCCAAAGTTCCGGCCTCCAGCAATGTGCCCGAGCCGGCAGGTTTGGCGCTGGCAGGTTTGGCTCTGTTCGGAGCCGGATGGGTGCGCCGCCGCAAGGCCTAA